The DNA region AGCGGAACCTGCCTCATGAACGGTCTGCATGCCGCGTCACCTGCGGTCACCGTGGCTGGTGACCCTGGGCAGAGACTGCCTGTGCCCCGGTCGCAGTGAGGTCTGAGGGGGGACAGCAGGCGGGCCCGGAGGCTGCCCTCTGGTGCACCCGGGGCTCAGCGGCCGTCTGGTTCTGCTTCTGCAGAAAGTTCTCCCTGGATGACCTGCTGACCAACGTCATGCTCTACTGGACAACTGGCACCATCACCTCCTCCCAGCGCTTCTACAAGGAGAACAGGGGGCAGCTCTTCAAGCAGGATCGGTAAGCCTGGCCCAGCCCAGAGGCCTCCAGGGCAGGGAGCCGCAAGACAAGCCAGCCTTGAACCCGAGGGCAGACGCCCAGCGTGAGAACGAATTTGTGGGCAGGCTGGAGGTGCTGGGAGAAATCTCGCGCGTCTAGAGTTAGCTCAGGAAGGGAACGCGGGGCCGGCCCGCTGTGCCACCCCTGCTTCCGGGGCCCCTTGGAACCTCACACGGAGACCCTCAGGTGGCAGCAGAGGGACAGGGGACACCCGTCCCACCTGGCCCTGTTCCCCAGCCTGGCCAGCCCTTCCAGAAAGGCCCTGGGTGGGTTGGAGTTGACGGCGCGGTCACAACCCTGGCTCTGACCTCCTGTCCCCTCCGCCCCGTCCCTGAGCCCCCGCTGTGGGGACAGAAGGGGACCAGGATGCGACGTCGCCTCTCAGGGGATCTCTGTCCCTTCCAGGATCAAGGTGTCGGTGCCCACCGGCCTGGCCGCCTTCCCGTGTGAGCTGATGCACGTACCGGAGAGGTGGGTGAAGGGCAAGTACCCGAGGCTCGTGTCCTACTCCTACATGCCCCGCGGGGGCCACTTTGCCGCCCTCGAGGAGCCGGAGCTGCTGGCCCGGGACATCCGCAAGTTCGTGGGGCTGCTCGAGCTGCCCTGATGCCGCGGGGGTGGCCCCCGGGGCCGAGTCTCCCTCCCGTCAGCCGCCGCCTCCCAGTGAggccccccgccccttccctgccccctcttccctgccccccccccgtcttCTCTTGGCGAAGgtgtatcccccccccccgccccctcccctgcccgtccTGAGCCCCGCGTGCGCTGCACGCACCCTCCCACATGCAGGTGGATGCCGATAAATGATTTTAGTCCTCAGAGCGGCTGGAACCAGGTGACCTCTGCTTGTCCCGGCCCCACATGGGGTCCCCTCCCAGGAGAGCTGGCAGGCGTACGGtctgggctggggaaggagcCCCCACTCGACACCCCCACCGGGGGTCCTGGGCACCTAAAACACCCAGCAGGGCCTGAGGCTGGACGGTGCAGGGGTGGGGTCTCAGGGGGCCTGGGCCACGCCCTGCCCCTGCAGGATGGagccccacccctacccccttccctgAAGGATGgagcccaccccccccagccccaccccacccctgccggatggagccccagccccagcctcgcCCCTGCAGGATGgagccaccccccgcccccacccaccctgtgCACAAGGGCCCCCTGGGCCTCTGGCGCCCCGATGGCAGTGGGAGGCTGTTCCTCTGGCAGGTGCCCAGAGCGGAGTCCCTGTCCCACGGGGAGAAAACAGGCAAGGGGCCACCTGTCCTCACAGCCTAAGGGTGGTGCCTGGCCCAGCTAGGGGCAcacaccctctcctcctcccccctgccctgctcaggtTTCCCCCTGGCTCCAGGGCACTGGGAGCACTAGCCCCAGCCTGCGAGGGAGCAGGTAGATGGGGCCCTGACCTCACCAGTCTGGCCGAATGAGCGCTTTATTCGTGGTCCTCCTGCCCTTGCCTGCTGCAGGGTGACCTGCCCCAGCCACTGTCACTGGCAGTGTGATACAGAAACAAGGAGCCTGGTCCCTTCCTGCTCCCGCAGTGCAGCCCCGATAGGTGGGAGACGGCTGGATgcggtgatgggggggggggggtctggaaGGAACCCGCCCGGAGCTGCGCGCAGGCTCTTTGGTTATCAGCTGGGTGTGTGCCCAGAAGTGGTGGGCAGTCCGTCCTCACAGAGGAGCAGTCCTTCGCTGTGTCCTCCCGGGTACCCGGGACGGCCGCAGGGGCTGCCGGGGCACCGTTCCCACGTGTGGTCCTGCGGAGTCACCAGGGATGTGTCCCAGCTACAGAGCCGGGACACTTATGCAGAAGGGGGACCCGGAGACGCACAGAGTCCCCCGCACGCACCGGCCCCCCTCCCCGCTGCTGTGACCAGAAAGGCCGCCATTCCCTGCGTGGCGGCCCCACCCTGTCTTCCTCGGCCAAGGGCCCGGGGAACCTTTCTGGGTCCGTCTTCCCAGAGCAGGTGTGCTTCACACAGGTCAAAGTAGTCCTGGGCCTGGTTGGGGCCCGAGTCAAGCCGCTTTTCCACCTGGGTCTCCTCCTCTACGTCCTCGGAGCCTGGCCCGGCCGCCCTCAGGCCTCCTGGTAGGCAGCCGGCCTGCTGTCACTGTCGCTGTCCGCAGGGCCCTGGGCGGGACACGGCCCCAGGACGGTCCCACTGATGTCACAGACGGCGCCATAAGTCTGCTGATGCTGTGGGGACAGGGCCGTTCTCTCCGAGGACAAGCCGCTCAGAATCCGGGGCACGTAGGGCTGCCGACACACGGGGGCATGAGCACCTGGAGCGGGGGCTGGGCACAagattcctcccccccccccccccccccccgcgggccCCTGCCCCAGAGCCTGGCCGAGAAAGGCATTTCCGCCGCCCGCCTGCCCGTCTCCTCGTCCGCGGAGGCAGGTGCACCCCTGGGTAGTGAATCTGAGAACCGTCTCCCTGGGGCTGGTCCAAGGACTGACACCCATCAGAGTGCCTGAAGCGGCTGGAGAGAAGGCCGCTGCTGACAGGGTCTCTGTCCCAGCCCTGGCTCTTGTCAGGGACCCGGAGCAGGACCCCGGGGGCTTCACGCAGCAGGCCGCAGCGGGCATTAGCCACGCCGGGAAGGGAGGAGGGCGGCCGGCAAAACATCCAGCCCTCTCCCGTGACCTCAACGTAGGAACGTGGCTGCCACGCGGTCGGGGCCCTTCTGTCTGGACAGGAGATGCTCGGCACGTCGCCCGGGGACACTCACCATGAACGGCGGTGGCCTGTGGGCCTCGGCCTCGCTCCCTTTGTCGCTGGCCGATTCTTCCGTCTGCAGACACAGCAGAAACTCGCGATGAGAGACCAAACGGCCCTTCCCGGACAATCGATCACCCTCCCAGCACACAGACCGGCACCGCTCGGGATAAGAGCACCAGCTGGTGCCAGGCTCCCGGCAGCAGGGGCCGGGGCAGGCGgcgcagggcagggcaggggcggggagcgCAGGGCgcaccccagccccaggcctgccccACGGAGAAGCTGCACGCGCTGGGACGAGGTGCCCCTTACCCTGTAGTTCAGAGGGCTGAGGTGCTTGAAGCATCCGAAGCAGGTGTAGGCCAGGCAGACCAGGATGGTGAGCAGGACGGCCAGGAAGGTGAACAGGGTGAGGGGGGCCTTCAGACCTGGGGGCACAGGGATGCCAGCCtcggtggggggggagaggggccgcGTCTGGGGCAGGAGCCGTGCGTGACCTCTCCCTCgggcagaagggaaagaaaagagcctGCCCCCCGCCCTCCAGCAGCTGGGGTGGTGTCTTCATAGctgggacagacagagggacCCGCTGGCATCACCCCCGCTTGGATTGCAGGAACTGGGACACCGAGTCGATGGCCTGTGCCAACGGTCAGCCCCCTCCAGGCTCCAGCGTCCTGGGCCAGGCGGGACGGAGGCTCCCCCAACTGGCCGGGGCTAGGTCACGTCctgtctgcctttttcttttcccgAAGAGTGTCCATTTTCCCTcctccacacccaccccccaaaGAGCAATCTGGGCCCACTTGCCCGTCCCCTCTGGTTCAGCCCCTGCGGAGCTCACAGAGGGACTGCCTTCTAAGGCTTCTCGAGCGACGCGGCCTCCTCCAAGGCTCCCCGGGCTCAGGCGAGCTCGGGAACCCAGGCGTCGGCGCTGTCCCCAGCCAGCCCTCAGCCCGGGTACCGCGTTCCGGCTGGACACCGGGTCGGATGCTGTTGGGCTGGCGTGGATGCGGAAAGCGGAGGCCGAGGGGcgccacccgcccccaccccgccctggtCAGAGGGCCCCTCACCCAGGCgcaggaaggagaagaaatagagCCAGAAGAGGCACAAGATGGGGGCGGCCAAGGCCTGGTTGACGGCCGCTAAGTGGATCCTTTTCTCCAGCTTGGCCGGGAGGTAGGCAAAGTACAGGTTGTGACGGTCCACCAGGTGCTTGAGCAGGATGTAGGTGAGGCCTGCGGACACGGCGCCGTGAGCAGCAAGCCTGGCGGGGCCCCAGGGGCCCCCgtgccccctccctcccgggGCATCGATCTGTCCACGGGGCCGGGCTGGTCCGCCATCTGACTACACGAAGGCAAAGTGGGGCTCAAAGCAGATCCCGGCAGCTCGGGCGTGCTcccgcgctcgctcgctctctcccccgccctctcccagcttctccctGACCCCAAGGAGTAAAAGGCAGCTGTCATTCCGTCCCTAGGGAGAACAGAAATTCTAGGATCATTTTGCAGAAAGAAGTTACTTTGTACCGGATGCCTGGCCCGACCTCTGCCCGGGCCCTCCCCCGCGAGCCCCCCACCGTCCTGTCCTGCcgggctccctctctccctcccttcccggcTCCAGCTGACCCTCCGCACTCCTCAGGCAGCAGGTGCCCGAGGGTCCTGCCCCAGGGGCGGCACACAAGGTGGATGTGCTTCTGTTACaggatctttaaaattttgttttgttttttatttttttttaaaggttttattgttaagtaatcgctacacccaacgcagggcttgaactcacaacctgagatccaagagtcacacattccaccgacagagccagccgggtgtccctgttttgttttcaaagagtaatacttttggggcacctgggggttcagtcggttgagcgtccgacttcggctcaggtcatgatctcacggtttgtgagttcgagacccgcgtcgggctctgtgctgacagctcagaacctggagctgcttcagattctgtctccctctctctcccctcctcccccacctgcactctgtctctctcaaaaacagacactaaaaaaaaaaaaagtaaacctgttgattttttaaatagttgaagaGTAAACGGAAAACTAAAACCTCCTCCCGCCCCTAAACCTCAGCTGCAGTGCCAACAGTGTGCTGGGTGTTCTACTTCCTTCTAGAATCTTCCACCCGTCTGCAGTTCCTCACGTTTATTTTAGCTGCAAGACCTCGGTCTTTAAAGTCAAACAGTCCTCAGCTCAGATCCTGGGTCTACTCCTCACTCGTGTCACGCTGAGTGTGAAAGGGGCCACAAACGAGATGCGTCGAGCGGTACGAGTGACAACCCGCGGAGCGCACACGTTCAGAGCGCGTCCGCCCCGCGGCGCGGTCACCTGCGAGCCAGGCGGTAGCTCCCGGACGCTGGGATCAGGGCGCCACCAGGGATGTCCCTGTGGCTCCCGGGCGCTGCAGAAGTCCTCAGTGTGCGGGGGGCACCCCTAGGGTGCCCCGAGGGGTCAGCCACCGCCCCCGGGGCCACACTCACCGAAGGGCGCGATGATGGGGCAGGTGATGCTGTAGGCCATGATGACGGTGAAGACGCACAGCATCCACGCGTACATGGCTCCGAACTCGTACTGGAAGGCCTGGTTCTGTGCCGAGAGGGCAGAGCGCAGGGTTTGCTCCAGACGCCACCCGCCCACGCCACGGGGGCCGTAAGGGGAGGACTTTGGCGACGGGAGGCTCAcggctgccccctgccccacggACCTCTCCGGCCCCGCTCGCCTCACACCCAGGCCGCCCGGGGTAAGGGAGTCTCGTTCTCTCAGTGTTTCCCTTGCTCCAATCGGGTCTACGCAGCAGGCCCGAGAGTCCCGCGTCTACGCAGAGGACAGGTGCAGAGTGCGTCCTCCCCCCCCCAGGACGTGCCTCCTGGGTGATCACCGGCCCcgtggaggggggcggggtgtACCTGCTTGATGTTCCTGCGGTCGGCGGCCGTCTTGGCCACGACCATGCGGCAGGTGTAGAGGACCAGGCCCGGCAGCCGCAGCAGCTCCATGCCGTTGCCAATGAAGGCCGAGGCGATGACGTAGTTCACAAAGAAGGCGCCCTGGTCGGGCAGGAAGACGCACCTGGGGGGCGGCCGGGCTGTGAgcctctttccccccccccccgggagggGTGCTCGGCGGGGGGGGGAGCGGAGCCCCTGCATTTGGTGCGGACGCTCGCTCCGTGTTCCGGACTCAGAGATGAAAGGggggccctgcccctgcctctgccctacccccgcccctgccctgccctgcggGAGCCTGCATCCCAGTGAAGGGGACACACAGCGTGCCAGATGTGACGTGTGCTCGGAGGAACCGGAGCAGAGGAGGGACGACGTTCCCCCTGTTACACGGGCCGCCAGAGAGGCCTAAGGAGGTGAGACCCGTGCTCGCGGAGCAGGAGGGCAAGGACAAGCGTCCGGGAACCGGGCAGAGAGCGGCTCTCGGCGGGTGCGGGGTGCGTGCACCGACAGGGCAGGGGGGCCGCGGGCCAAGGAGAGGCAGGGCACGCGTgcagggagggctggggctgCACAGGGGTGGCCGCTGGCATCGGTGAGGCGGGGCGACCGGAGAGGTGCTGGCGGACCAGGTGCAGCGGGGGAGGGCACGGAGGGGACAGGCGCCCCAGGGCCCCTCGGCTAGAGCAGACAGACACTCGTGGGCAGCCCTGGGCGCGGGGCCGCGGGTGCACGGGGCCCACAGGCTCCAACTCGGGAGCACGGGGGCACGAAGGCCGGGGTCCAGCTGGGGTCACTGAGAGCAGGGCCGCTGGCATCGGGGAGACGCAGGAGAACCCGCGAGGGGGAGAGAACCGGGACAGGGCCATCCTGGAGCCTTCGCGGACGAAGGCGTGACTATGTATCAGATGTGGCTGACGGTTCGTGAAGGTGAGGGCCGAGCCCCGAGCGCCGGATCTGGCCATCTGGAAGCCACGGTCCACCCAGACGGGAGCCGGCCGGGTGTGTGGGTGCCCGCCTGTGGCCGCCAGCCCCCGAGCCCTCAGCCTGACCAGCAAGAACCCACGTGGAATAATTCGGTCTAATCTTCCCAGGAAACGCGGCCAGCCTTCCTACCAACCCTGGGTTGGACGAGTCAATGCCAAGGCTGGGGGCCGGTATTAGGGCCCAAAGGGTAGGGCAGTCGGGGCTCAGGCCGAGTTAACGGGCTGGGTCGCCCAGGGCAAGCTATTccaacatctctgagcctcagtctccccatccataaaatggagaaacAATGGCGCCTACCCCCACGGCTTGTCGTAAAGGTTCAAcgagaaaaagaataaagcatttaGCCCGCAACGCCCTCTCAGGGGGACACATCCCAGAGACGGGTTTAATTCTGTTCTCCGGGGTAAACAGGGCCCGGGCCCAACCACACAGCCGCGCGGCcgtccccacccccgcctccccggcACCACTGGGACCCACGGGTTCCCTCTCCCCGAGCGGCTCCGTTCTCAGTAAGTAAGTGAGTTTCCAAGAATGAACAAGACTGCCCCTGATGGAGTTTCAGCCTAAAAGATTAACCACACTTCTGCACACATGGCACAAAGCGGGTCAGCTCCCACCGGGCGGCCTCAGCCCTGCCAGGCGCCGGGGGCTTCCCCGGCCCCGATGGCCTCAGGAGGAGACGTCTGTGCCGGGCACAGGCCGccgcacccccagccccagcgcaGCCACGGCCGAGCCCCCGTGGGACCTCTCCCCGGGACTGCGGCTCCAAAACGCAAGGTGGCCGATACTTACTCCAACCTGATAGAGGCTTCGGAGGAAGTTTTGTCAAAGAGCCACCGGAAGAAAAAATCcagactggaagaaaaatgaATCCCGTAAGAATTTATGTCCAGCCCTCCAGGTGATCGCGACCCGTTTTCATTCTTCCCTGCTCTCACCAGCAGGCGGGACGTCAGGACCCCATCTGTCGTCTAAGGTGCCCCCCACTCCAGAGCAGCCTATGAGGGGCTGCTCCAACGGCGGCCCCCTCCCTTAAAATCAACACAGCCGTGACTCGACCCTCCCCCTGGGCGGAAATGTTGTCTTCAAGCTTCTTTTTAAGGAAGAGAGACCGGATCTCCAGAGCAATCCGTGAGCCTGCCGCCCAACGGCACCCCAAGTGGGAGGGACCAGCTTAATCTGCATCCTCTAAAACCACTTGGGGACGGAGCCGTCCAGACCCTGACTGTGAACTCAGGGCAGGAGGGGACGACGCATACCTGGTGAGGCCGAGGGACGGCAGGATCAGCACCGTGAAGATCAAGAATATATAGACCTTGGACATCATGATCTCGTTTTCTCCTGACCTGCAGGAAGTCAGAGGTGAGCCCTGcccggtgcccccccccccaagaccccTGCTGGGCGCCCACGGACGCCGTCGGGCGAGCGTCCTCACTCACTTGGTCCAGTGAGACTCCAGCAGCGTGGAGTAGTAGACGATGGTGGGGAGCAGGGCCGAGAAGGACCACAGGAGGAGGGTCGGGAAAAACTGACTGATGACCGGGTCCTGCAAAACACGGCCCACAGAAGACACAGGTGGAGGGGCTGTGGCCCCGGGGGCTTGGAGGCCACGACCTGCTGTCACGGCGACTCTGGGAACTCCCGATCGCCCTTGCCTTGCCCCCTGGAGCCAACGCTGTGCCCCATACAGAGCAGGTGTCCCATGCCGTTGGCCGAACAGACCAGAACGGCACTCGGTGTTAGTAGGGCTGGTTGAGCAGAGAAAGTAACTTCACCTACAACCGATCTCCACCTGTCTGACTGCCCAGAGCGAccgcgccccccccacccccaccgccggCTCCCCTCTGCGCAACCAAGGGCAAGTGGGACCACGGAAGCCAGGGCCTCCCCAGGAGGCCTGCCCGCTCAGCTCCCTCCCGCCCAGCAGGGACCTAACTCCGCCTGTGCCTGATATGCTCACTATTGCAATCACACGAGGTGCCTACTTTCCCTGATAAAAccggcatttttaaaaagctgcgtACTGGggtgcccgggcggctcagtcggttgggcgtccgacttcaggtcaagatctcgcggtccgtgagttcgagccccgcgtcgggctctgggctgatggctcagagcctggagcctggttccgattctgtgtctccctctctctctgcccctcccccgttcatgctctgtctctctctgtctcaaaaataaataaacgttaaaaaaaaaaaatttaaaaagctgcgtactggggcgcctgggcggctcagtcggttgggcgtccgacttcggctcaggtcatgatcccagggccgtgggatcgagccccatgtcaggctctgcactaagcctggagtctccttgagattctctgtctctctctctctctctctcttgccctctgcccctcccccacccccacccgtgcACGCTCtcgaagaaaaaatttaaaaagtgctattgaggggcgcctgggttgttcagttggttaaacatccgactttgtcacgatctcgcggtttgtgggtttgagccccgcgtcgggctctgtgcggacagctcagggcctggggcctgcttcggactctgtgtctccctctctctctgcccctcccctgctcgcactctgtctctctctctctctcaaaaacaaaataaacataaaaaaatttttttaatgctattgaaTGAGACTAGAGTAAATGAACTGTAGAAAACGGACGGAATGAGATCCAGGAGGGTCCTGTTCTTAGAACAGTGTTGCAAATATCTGTAGATTCTTGCTTTACCACAAGAAACCGAAACTGATTTAGAGAGAATCAGCAAAGAGGGTTCCACTCGGCCGATTCCACCCTCAAAAGAACAGACTTGGCCATACACGCAAAGATGCGCAAAGGCGTGAACACTGACACgcttttaaagataaacaaaattcttAATGTGCGCAAGGGGTTATTATTGTTATACACCGAGTCGGGTAAGAAGGCCTGGGCCAC from Lynx canadensis isolate LIC74 chromosome F1, mLynCan4.pri.v2, whole genome shotgun sequence includes:
- the TMEM63A gene encoding CSC1-like protein 1 isoform X3, which gives rise to MSQESQSKRNSNCDLPTRRVGKRLSDKDPYSFGRTTIANLQTDDDLLWLHTVFAVIYLLLTVGFMRHHTRSIQYQEENSVRRTLFITGLPRDSKKETVETHFRDAYPTCEVVDVQLCYDVARLIHLCRERKKTEKSLTYYTNLRAKTGQWTLINPRPCGQFCCCKVPGCEWEDAVSYYARMRDRLLERIADEERRVQERPLGMAFVTFQEKSMATYILKDFNACKCQSLRCKGEPQPSSCSAELRISKWTVSFATYPEDICWKNLSVQGFRWWLQWLGINFTLFVGLFFLTTPAIILSTIDKFNVTKPIRELNDPVISQFFPTLLLWSFSALLPTIVYYSTLLESHWTKSGENEIMMSKVYIFLIFTVLILPSLGLTSLDFFFRWLFDKTSSEASIRLECVFLPDQGAFFVNYVIASAFIGNGMELLRLPGLVLYTCRMVVAKTAADRRNIKQNQAFQYEFGAMYAWMLCVFTVIMAYSITCPIIAPFGLTYILLKHLVDRHNLYFAYLPAKLEKRIHLAAVNQALAAPILCLFWLYFFSFLRLGLKAPLTLFTFLAVLLTILVCLAYTCFGCFKHLSPLNYRTEESASDKGSEAEAHRPPPFMPYVPRILSGLSSERTALSPQHQQTYGAVCDISGTVLGPCPAQGPADSDSDSRPAAYQEA